The following DNA comes from Hugenholtzia roseola DSM 9546.
CTTGGGAAAGGTAGGACAAAAATTCGTCTGTTTGGAAACTGTATTCATCTGCCAAAGATTCACGCGCTTGCAAACTTTGTGGCTCAAATTTTTTCCAATAAGCCTTTAAATCTTTCAAAAAAAGTGCTTGTTGGGCTATTCCAATTCTATAAAAAATGGCGGTCTGTTTGGGAATGTAAGCCAAAATATCTTCAAAATCAGTGGGTTCTTGCGAAGACAAGACCGTCAGATAGTCGCTCTCTTGGTAATCGTCTTGATATAAAAGCGTACCATTTAGCACCATGCCATCTTTTTGCAAAAGCCCTTCTAATAGAAACGCCTGCGCCCACCGTTTCCAATCCTCCAATAATTGCTGTTGGCTTTCGTTGGTAAAGGCAGCGATAAAATTTGGAAATTGATTAAAGTTGATATAGATTTTGACCTGTTCGTTTTCAATTTTAGACCAATTTTGCAATGCTTTGGGCGCACCCAAAAAAGATTCGCTCATATTTTTTGCCGTCTTGCGCATGACATCTTCTACCAAAAGTGGCGTATGGCTGATGATACAAAATTTGTCATAAAAAGTACAGGCAAAAAGTACATCTCCATTTTCTATTACCTCGTAAATGGTCTGCCCTTCCAAATGCCGCTCCTGCCACTCCCATTTTTTGTCTTTTGCCCACCTTTCTAAAAAAGAAGGCAACCAAAGTAGTTCTGTTTCAGATAGTTGAGTATAAAAAAGGAAATCTACTTCACTTTGAGAAACCAAGTGCAATGAAACATAAACTTTTTTATCTACCAAATATTTCTTCCACCCCAAAGTATCAGTGCTTAGGGTCTGTATCAGATTTTGTTTGGCATTTTGTCCTTTAAAATAAGGTAATTTTTTTATCTGCTCCCAAAGTGGAAAGGCTTGCAAATTTTCCCAATCGCGAGCGGCATTATCCGATTCGAGTACCAAAACGGCTTGATGGGGGATAATCTGCCAAATTTCTACGGGTCTGTAGGTGCGCCAAAGCCAAAAAAAAGCCTGCATCACGACAAAAAACAAGACCAAAGCCATCGCGCCCACATAGAACCGCTCTTTCGAGGGACGCTCTTGGTAGTATTTTTTGTAGTATTGATTGGCTAAGATGCGCCACCGAAGCGAGCGCAGGCGAAGATTGACCATAGCAGGGGAAAAATTTAAAACTTAAAAGGACTTATTAGGTTCTTTTTGTGTATCTCTTAAAAACTAAATTGTATTGATTCTGTGCATCTGCCGCATAGTAGGTTTCGCTTTCGAGCTGCCACGCTGCCTCCTCTATCGAGGGGAAAAAGGCATCAGCACGTTCAAAAGTAGCTAAAACTTCGGTAATATACAATTTGGTAAGCCATTTTTTCTGTAAAACTTGTTCATAAATTTGCGCTCCCCCTACTACAAAACACTCCTTTTCGCCGCGTGCCTGTGCCATTTGATAGGCAGTATCCAAATCGGGACAAAGTGCTGCCAAAGTAGGGTCGTGTTCGTAATCGGTTTGACTTGTCAGTACGATACAAAATCTATTTTTCAAACCTTTTCCGAAACTTTCGAAGGTCTTGCGCCCTACTAAAAGGGTATGCCCCGTTGTGGTTTGGCGAAAAAACTTCATATCGGCAGGCAATTTCCAAAGCATTTCATTTGCAACGCCAATTTCGCCACGCTCGCCTTTGGCTACAATCAAAGAAACTTGCATTTTTTATTTCAATTTTTTTATATCATTTTCTAAAAATATTAGAAATAGCGAAGACAAAGTTTCGTAAAAAGCCTTTCGCTCTTATTTCTATCGCCTTTGTTTCTATCACCATCATTTCTATCGGAAAATAGGAAAAAAAACAAGTTCTGAAACCACTTTTGTTTCAATCAAACTTGGGACAAGGCAGTGCCTTGTCCCTACAAAACAAATGATAATTTAGAACCTAACACAAACAACTGCACTGCTGCTGTTTGTGTCCTTGCAGGCAGTTAGGCTATGATTTTGTACTCTTTTTACTAAATTTTGCATCAAAATCAATCGCCTCTTGTTTGGCTTTTGGCGAAAAAGAACGGACAAGAAAATAAAATCCTACCAAAATAAAAGGCACACTAAGCCACTGCCCCATGTTCAATCCCGTAGCGGCAATTAGGTCGATTTCCCACTCTTCCTGCACGTTCTTGACAAATTCTATAAGCAAACGCGCCCCAAAAAGAACGACTAAGAAAGTGCCGAAAATCCTGCCGCTGGGCAGTACGCGCTTATCTTTCAGATACATAAAGACCAACATCACAAAAAGCGAAAGATAGGAAAGGGCTTCATAAATTTGGGTAGGGTGCTTCGGCTCTGTTTCGCCACGTAGCTCGAAGATAAAGCCCCAAGGCAGGTCGGTTGTGCCGCCGTAAATTTCGGAGTTCATCAAATTGCCCATGCGAATAAAAGCCCCTGCTAAGGCAATCGGAATCACAATCCTATCCAAGAGCCAAAGGTAGGGCTGGTCGGGGCGTTTGCGTGTGTATAAAAAGAGTGCTATCAGGATACCGATTGTTCCCCCATGGCTTGCCAAGCCGCCCTTCCACGGCTGAAAAATCTCGATGGGGTTGCTCAAATAATATTCGGGGTCATAGAAAAAACAGTGTCCTAAGCGTGCGCCGATAATGGTAGCAAGGGCAATGTAGGTGAGTAAAATGTCCAAATCCTCTTGCGGTCTGCCCTCAATTTTATAGATTCTGCTAAAAATTTGGTAGCCAATGATAAAGCCCAAGGCGAAAAGCAAGCCATACCAACGCAATTCTATAAAGCCGAAACTAAAAACCGTATCCGAAGCCGACCAAGAAATGGCAGCCAAAGGCGAGGCAAAGCCTGAAAAAATAGCCGCTCCCAAACCATTTGCACAAGTAGAAAATA
Coding sequences within:
- the lgt gene encoding prolipoprotein diacylglyceryl transferase; its protein translation is MTYALFSTCANGLGAAIFSGFASPLAAISWSASDTVFSFGFIELRWYGLLFALGFIIGYQIFSRIYKIEGRPQEDLDILLTYIALATIIGARLGHCFFYDPEYYLSNPIEIFQPWKGGLASHGGTIGILIALFLYTRKRPDQPYLWLLDRIVIPIALAGAFIRMGNLMNSEIYGGTTDLPWGFIFELRGETEPKHPTQIYEALSYLSLFVMLVFMYLKDKRVLPSGRIFGTFLVVLFGARLLIEFVKNVQEEWEIDLIAATGLNMGQWLSVPFILVGFYFLVRSFSPKAKQEAIDFDAKFSKKSTKS
- a CDS encoding dihydrofolate reductase, whose product is MQVSLIVAKGERGEIGVANEMLWKLPADMKFFRQTTTGHTLLVGRKTFESFGKGLKNRFCIVLTSQTDYEHDPTLAALCPDLDTAYQMAQARGEKECFVVGGAQIYEQVLQKKWLTKLYITEVLATFERADAFFPSIEEAAWQLESETYYAADAQNQYNLVFKRYTKRT